In one Streptomyces marincola genomic region, the following are encoded:
- a CDS encoding ATP-binding cassette domain-containing protein yields MPGAIYAEGLVKTFGTVRALDGVDIDVPEGTVLGLLGPNGAGKTTTVRVLTTLMRPDSGRAEVAGLDVLKHPNAVRRSIGLSGQFAAVDEYLTGRENLEMVGRLYQLSGRDAKRRAAELLERFNLADAADRTAKTYSGGMRRRLDLAAALVVSPPVMFMDEPTTGLDPRNRQQLWDVIKELVAGGTTLLLTTQYLEEADHLADSIAVVDHGKVIARGTSDELKTRTGGDVVEVVVHDRQHLAATEEIMRRLGDGDTVLVEHTRKLTVPAAGGAKLLAEIIRELDGRGIEIDDIGLRRPTLDDVFISLTGHAAEDEPPPGAGRADSTARSAAPAKHEENQ; encoded by the coding sequence ATGCCAGGCGCCATCTATGCCGAGGGGCTGGTGAAGACCTTCGGCACCGTCAGGGCGCTGGACGGCGTCGACATCGACGTGCCCGAGGGCACCGTCCTCGGCCTGCTCGGGCCGAACGGCGCGGGTAAGACCACCACCGTGCGTGTCCTCACGACACTCATGCGGCCCGACAGCGGCCGGGCCGAGGTCGCCGGCCTCGACGTGCTGAAGCATCCCAACGCGGTGCGCCGTTCCATCGGGCTCTCCGGCCAGTTCGCGGCCGTCGACGAGTACCTGACCGGCCGGGAGAACCTGGAGATGGTCGGCCGGCTGTACCAGCTCTCCGGGCGCGACGCGAAGCGGCGGGCCGCCGAGCTGCTCGAACGGTTCAACCTCGCGGACGCGGCGGACCGGACCGCCAAGACCTACTCGGGCGGCATGCGCCGCCGCCTCGACCTCGCCGCCGCGCTGGTCGTCAGCCCGCCGGTGATGTTCATGGACGAGCCGACCACGGGCCTCGACCCGCGCAACAGGCAGCAGCTGTGGGACGTCATCAAGGAGCTGGTCGCCGGCGGCACCACCCTGCTGCTGACCACCCAGTACCTGGAGGAGGCCGACCACCTCGCGGACTCCATCGCCGTGGTCGACCACGGCAAGGTCATCGCACGCGGCACGTCCGACGAGCTGAAGACCAGGACGGGCGGCGACGTGGTGGAGGTCGTCGTGCACGACCGGCAGCACCTGGCCGCCACCGAGGAGATCATGCGGCGCCTGGGGGACGGCGACACGGTGCTCGTGGAGCACACCCGCAAGCTGACCGTCCCCGCGGCGGGCGGCGCCAAGCTGCTCGCCGAGATCATCCGCGAACTGGACGGCCGCGGCATCGAGATCGACGACATCGGGCTGCGCCGCCCCACGCTCGACGACGTCTTCATCTCCCTGACCGGCCACGCCGCCGAGGACGAGCCGCCACCCGGCGCGGGCCGGGCAGACAGTACCGCGCGGTCCGCCGCCCCCGCGAAGCACGAGGAGAACCAGTGA
- a CDS encoding tetratricopeptide repeat protein, whose protein sequence is MPHAGTELHERHRPEIDGLLARAVDEEVRRSEGRVDGERLLRRAREGLADILRPAQEEYEAYARAEAENAPGRLADRFTARTVGGPAGAAGAAALATLLLVGSLDGSAATAFTDAAIVAVAALLGFVIQAVVAHLWSAERNAGENHQPGGVEQLRLAWRSAVEVRGIRPYLEQQRAIAPRRDPLRDRREARPRQRSRERGGAARAGAVLTRSFARLPEPGHPFIGRRSQLTQITQWVNRDRARTETRPTVVVLHGASGSGRTMLARWAAHELRELFRGACLVDLRGQSEDPLRTRDALLHLMNRLGAPREQLLFRDGARQDADGAHLRRLAERYHQHLADLPVVIILDDATDAEQVRTLVPARSASLVLVTAAQPLDLGPDLPASVHHLPLGPLDEAAAEELLRASATDAAADAAPYDEQAWRAVTELCEGRPLLLRMVGSALETRDPARLAADLAARGAPDAADPAERALRLRYSDQPEATRTLLRRLALAGRASLGARAAAALLGVDEDEAARRLGELTRAGLLHHVRGDRYRLHELVRRFARARLHEEESDAERSAAQERLIRSYAELADTVIRLVDGRTSTRADLLPAAAGGHGFTSLDAALRWLDEETSFITATLRHADERVDREAVAHLLGALCDYCLLRGDLYRLGELNELTQAIDQGLLARSVQWRTGVAARQLGDLDKARSTLTSVVTLYQRARHEAGTARALRDLGITLHQQGRLAEAGDRLREALDLQEGQALRGDRAWTLHALAAVERERGRIGAARTMLGEALRLHAGSGSVHGEAWTRFQLGQTLLRAGDVPAAERELRLALDLYERSRDVRGVAWAATELGLARVHAGDPTAAREQLESALSSHRETEDARGEAWTLYHLGQALEEAGEAAEAVRTLEQARTMFSRMRDLYGLACARHHSARVTRDMRAEATGSLRNSGFARQLLTDARRDFRRAGAGHGEAWSCVELAVIEAGNERPGPALDLADEALRLFTAGYGEGPDARGADWAQLLRCTLLPLASPGGTEVGQAVAREELARLLREDHPRRDPRLTDAAHSYALMLERGQGPETGWTAWRLGMVPDRGARDVTGAALG, encoded by the coding sequence ATGCCGCACGCGGGTACGGAGCTGCACGAACGCCACCGGCCGGAAATCGACGGGCTGCTGGCACGCGCCGTCGACGAGGAGGTGCGCCGTTCCGAGGGGCGCGTCGACGGCGAACGGCTGCTGCGCCGGGCACGGGAAGGGCTCGCGGACATCCTGCGCCCGGCGCAGGAGGAGTACGAGGCGTACGCGCGGGCCGAGGCGGAGAACGCGCCCGGCCGCCTGGCCGACCGCTTCACCGCCCGGACCGTCGGCGGGCCGGCCGGCGCGGCCGGCGCCGCCGCGCTGGCCACGCTGCTGCTGGTGGGCAGCCTCGACGGCTCGGCCGCGACGGCCTTCACCGACGCGGCGATCGTCGCGGTCGCCGCCCTGCTCGGCTTCGTGATCCAGGCCGTCGTCGCCCACCTGTGGTCCGCCGAGCGGAACGCGGGCGAGAACCACCAGCCGGGCGGCGTCGAGCAGCTGCGGCTCGCGTGGCGTTCCGCGGTCGAGGTGCGCGGCATCCGCCCCTACCTCGAACAGCAGCGGGCCATCGCCCCGCGCCGCGACCCGCTGCGCGACCGGCGCGAGGCGCGCCCCCGGCAGCGCTCCCGGGAGCGCGGTGGCGCGGCCCGCGCCGGCGCGGTGCTGACCCGATCCTTCGCCCGGCTGCCCGAGCCGGGGCACCCGTTCATCGGCCGGCGCAGCCAGCTGACGCAGATCACCCAGTGGGTCAACCGGGACCGCGCCAGGACCGAGACCCGCCCCACCGTGGTCGTGCTGCACGGGGCGTCGGGCTCCGGGCGCACGATGCTGGCCAGGTGGGCGGCGCACGAGCTGCGCGAGCTGTTCCGCGGCGCCTGCCTGGTGGATCTGCGGGGGCAGAGCGAGGACCCCCTGCGCACCCGCGACGCGCTGCTGCACCTGATGAACCGCCTCGGAGCGCCCCGCGAGCAACTCCTGTTCCGCGACGGCGCGCGCCAGGACGCCGACGGCGCGCACCTGCGCCGGCTCGCCGAGCGCTACCACCAGCACCTCGCGGACCTGCCCGTCGTGATCATCCTGGACGACGCGACCGACGCCGAGCAGGTGCGCACGCTGGTGCCCGCCCGTTCCGCCTCCCTGGTCCTGGTCACCGCGGCGCAGCCGCTCGACCTCGGCCCCGACCTGCCCGCCTCCGTCCACCATCTGCCGCTCGGCCCGCTCGACGAGGCCGCGGCCGAGGAACTGCTGCGCGCCTCGGCCACCGACGCCGCCGCCGACGCCGCGCCCTACGACGAGCAGGCCTGGCGGGCCGTCACCGAACTGTGCGAGGGCCGCCCCCTGCTGCTCCGCATGGTGGGCTCCGCGCTCGAAACCCGCGACCCGGCCCGCCTCGCCGCGGACCTGGCCGCCCGCGGCGCGCCGGACGCGGCCGACCCGGCCGAGCGCGCGCTGCGCCTGCGCTACAGCGACCAGCCCGAGGCCACCCGCACCCTGCTGCGCCGCCTCGCGCTCGCCGGCCGCGCCAGCCTCGGCGCGCGCGCCGCCGCCGCGCTGCTCGGCGTCGACGAGGACGAGGCCGCGCGCCGGCTCGGCGAACTGACCCGCGCCGGGCTGCTGCACCACGTGCGGGGCGACCGCTACCGCCTGCACGAGCTGGTGCGCCGCTTCGCGCGGGCCCGCCTGCACGAGGAGGAGAGCGACGCGGAGCGCTCGGCGGCCCAGGAGCGGCTGATCCGCAGCTACGCGGAGCTGGCGGACACCGTGATCCGCCTGGTGGACGGCAGGACGTCCACCCGCGCCGACCTGCTGCCCGCGGCGGCCGGCGGGCACGGCTTCACCTCGCTCGACGCCGCGCTGCGCTGGCTGGACGAGGAGACCAGCTTCATCACCGCCACCCTCAGGCACGCCGACGAACGCGTCGACCGCGAGGCCGTCGCGCACCTGCTCGGCGCGCTGTGCGACTACTGCCTCCTGCGCGGCGACCTGTACCGGCTCGGCGAGCTCAACGAGCTGACGCAGGCCATCGACCAGGGCCTGCTGGCCCGGTCCGTCCAGTGGCGCACCGGCGTCGCCGCCCGGCAGCTCGGCGATCTCGACAAGGCGCGGTCCACACTGACCTCCGTGGTGACGCTGTACCAGCGGGCGCGGCACGAGGCGGGCACCGCGCGCGCCCTGCGCGACCTCGGTATCACGCTGCACCAGCAGGGCCGGCTCGCCGAGGCGGGCGACCGGTTGCGGGAGGCGCTGGACCTCCAGGAGGGGCAGGCGCTGCGGGGCGACCGGGCCTGGACGCTGCACGCCCTGGCGGCCGTGGAACGCGAACGCGGCCGCATCGGCGCCGCCCGCACCATGCTGGGCGAGGCGCTGCGGCTGCACGCGGGCAGCGGCAGTGTGCACGGCGAGGCGTGGACGCGCTTCCAACTGGGCCAGACCCTGCTGCGCGCGGGCGACGTTCCGGCCGCGGAACGGGAGCTGCGCCTGGCGCTCGACCTGTACGAGCGGTCACGCGACGTGCGCGGCGTGGCCTGGGCGGCGACGGAACTCGGCCTGGCCCGGGTGCACGCGGGCGACCCGACCGCGGCCCGTGAGCAGTTGGAGTCCGCGCTGTCCTCGCACCGCGAGACGGAGGACGCCCGCGGCGAGGCGTGGACGCTGTACCACCTGGGGCAGGCCCTTGAGGAGGCGGGCGAGGCCGCCGAGGCGGTGCGGACGCTGGAGCAGGCACGCACGATGTTCAGCCGGATGCGGGACCTGTACGGCCTGGCGTGCGCACGCCACCACTCGGCGCGCGTCACGCGCGACATGCGGGCCGAGGCCACGGGCTCGCTGCGCAACAGCGGGTTCGCCCGGCAGTTGCTGACCGACGCGCGCCGCGACTTCCGACGGGCGGGCGCGGGCCACGGCGAGGCGTGGAGCTGCGTGGAACTCGCGGTGATCGAGGCGGGCAACGAGCGGCCGGGACCGGCGCTCGACCTGGCCGACGAGGCGCTGCGGCTGTTCACCGCGGGATACGGAGAGGGCCCGGACGCCCGCGGCGCGGACTGGGCGCAGCTGCTGCGCTGCACGCTGCTCCCGCTCGCCTCGCCCGGTGGCACTGAGGTCGGGCAGGCGGTGGCGCGGGAGGAACTGGCGCGGCTGCTGCGCGAGGACCACCCGCGGCGCGACCCGCGGCTCACGGACGCGGCGCACAGCTACGCGTTGATGCTGGAGCGCGGCCAGGGCCCGGAGACCGGCTGGACCGCCTGGCGCCTCGGCATGGTGCCCGACCGCGGCGCGAGGGACGTGACCGGCGCGGCCCTCGGGTGA
- the ilvA gene encoding threonine ammonia-lyase, producing the protein MSASPPPGLSDVLAAQKTLTGITRVTAVEGSRHLSRMVGAPVRLKCENLQRTGSFKLRGAYTRIANLGPAERARGVVAASAGNHAQGVALAAELLGVRSTVFMPAGAPLPKVAATREYGAEVRTHGQVVDETLAAAQEFAETTGAVLIHPFDHPDVVAGQGTLGLEILEQCPDVRTIVVGVGGGGLAAGVALAVKATRPDVRVVGVQAEGSAAYPPSLAAGRPVALPEVSTMADGMKVGRPGDVPFRIIADLVDEVRTVSEDELSRALLLCLERAKLVVEPAGASPVAALLSEPGAFAGGPVVAVLSGGNVDPVVLDRSLRHGMAAAGRYLSLRLRVPDRPGVLAGLLGELSVADANVLAVNHVRTDPGLGVSEAEVEVQLETQGPRHCAEVSRSLERAGYRVLG; encoded by the coding sequence ATGTCCGCTTCCCCGCCGCCGGGCCTGAGCGACGTGCTCGCCGCGCAGAAGACCTTGACCGGAATCACCCGTGTGACGGCGGTGGAGGGCAGCCGTCACCTCAGCCGCATGGTCGGTGCGCCGGTGCGGCTGAAGTGCGAGAACCTGCAACGCACGGGCTCGTTCAAACTCCGCGGCGCCTACACGAGGATCGCGAACCTCGGCCCCGCCGAACGCGCCCGCGGCGTCGTCGCGGCCAGCGCGGGCAACCACGCGCAGGGCGTGGCGCTCGCCGCCGAGCTGCTGGGGGTGCGGTCGACGGTCTTCATGCCGGCGGGCGCCCCGCTGCCGAAGGTCGCCGCGACCCGCGAGTACGGCGCCGAGGTGCGCACGCACGGGCAGGTGGTGGACGAGACGCTGGCGGCGGCGCAGGAGTTCGCCGAGACCACGGGGGCCGTGCTCATCCACCCCTTCGACCATCCGGACGTGGTGGCGGGCCAGGGAACGCTGGGGCTGGAGATCCTGGAGCAGTGCCCCGACGTGCGCACGATCGTGGTGGGCGTCGGCGGCGGCGGGCTCGCGGCCGGCGTGGCGCTCGCGGTGAAGGCGACCCGCCCGGACGTGCGGGTCGTGGGGGTGCAGGCGGAGGGTTCCGCGGCGTATCCGCCCTCGCTCGCGGCCGGGCGGCCGGTGGCCCTGCCCGAGGTGTCGACGATGGCCGACGGCATGAAGGTCGGCCGGCCGGGCGACGTGCCGTTCCGCATCATCGCCGACCTGGTCGACGAGGTCCGCACCGTGTCGGAGGACGAGCTCTCGCGCGCGCTGCTGCTGTGCCTGGAACGGGCCAAGCTCGTCGTCGAGCCGGCCGGGGCCAGCCCGGTGGCCGCGCTGCTGAGCGAGCCGGGGGCGTTCGCCGGCGGGCCGGTCGTCGCCGTGCTCTCGGGTGGCAACGTCGATCCTGTGGTCCTCGACCGCAGCCTGCGGCACGGCATGGCGGCGGCGGGGCGCTACCTGTCGCTGCGGCTGCGGGTGCCGGACCGGCCCGGGGTGCTCGCCGGGCTGCTCGGGGAGTTGTCAGTGGCGGATGCCAATGTGCTCGCGGTCAACCACGTCAGGACGGACCCGGGTCTCGGCGTGAGCGAGGCGGAGGTCGAGGTCCAGCTGGAGACGCAGGGCCCGCGGCACTGCGCCGAGGTGAGCAGGAGCCTGGAACGGGCGGGGTACCGCGTCCTGGGGTGA
- the greA gene encoding transcription elongation factor GreA, with the protein MTQTSDTVTWLTQEAYDQLKAELDHLSGPARTEIAKKIEQAREEGDLKENAGYHAAKEEQGKMEARVRQLTQLLESARVGEAPADTGVVAPGMVVTIAFDGDPDDTMTFLLASREFATSDIETYSPQSPLGSGVNGKKVGEDAEYELPNGSTARVKVLQAKPYRAG; encoded by the coding sequence GTGACGCAGACCAGCGACACTGTCACCTGGCTGACCCAGGAGGCGTATGACCAGCTCAAGGCGGAGCTGGATCACCTGTCGGGTCCCGCCCGTACCGAGATCGCGAAGAAGATCGAGCAGGCGCGGGAAGAGGGGGACCTGAAGGAGAACGCCGGGTATCACGCGGCCAAGGAGGAGCAGGGGAAGATGGAGGCGCGCGTGCGCCAGCTGACCCAGCTCCTGGAGAGTGCGCGGGTCGGTGAGGCCCCCGCGGACACCGGCGTGGTGGCCCCCGGCATGGTCGTCACGATCGCTTTCGACGGGGATCCGGACGACACGATGACGTTCCTGCTCGCCTCCCGCGAGTTCGCGACCTCGGACATCGAGACGTACTCCCCGCAGTCGCCGCTGGGCAGCGGCGTGAACGGCAAGAAGGTCGGCGAGGACGCGGAGTACGAGTTGCCCAACGGCAGCACCGCGCGCGTCAAGGTGCTCCAGGCCAAGCCCTACCGGGCGGGCTGA
- the mca gene encoding mycothiol conjugate amidase Mca codes for MTEQLRLMAVHAHPDDESSKGAATMAKYVSEGVDVLVATCTGGERGSILNPKLQGDPYLEAHIHEVRAREMAEAREILGVKQEWLGFVDSGLPEGDPLPPLPEGCFALQDLETATEPLVRLVRSFRPHVMTTYDENGGYPHPDHIMTHKVSMAAFEAAGDPERYPDAGEPWQPLKLYYNQGFNRPRTLALHEAMLARGLESPYAEWLERWDEMDVPERQLTTRVPCGEFFPVRDKALIAHATQIDPDGGWFRVPIELQQEIWPTEDYELARSRVDTSLPESDLFAGIREN; via the coding sequence TTGACCGAGCAGCTGCGCCTCATGGCCGTTCACGCCCATCCGGACGACGAGTCGAGCAAGGGCGCCGCGACCATGGCCAAATACGTCTCCGAGGGCGTCGACGTGCTCGTCGCCACCTGCACGGGCGGCGAGCGGGGCTCCATCCTGAATCCGAAGCTCCAGGGCGATCCGTACCTCGAAGCGCACATCCACGAGGTGCGCGCCCGGGAGATGGCGGAGGCCCGGGAGATCCTGGGCGTCAAGCAGGAGTGGCTCGGGTTCGTCGACTCGGGGCTGCCCGAGGGCGACCCGCTGCCGCCGCTGCCCGAGGGCTGCTTCGCGCTCCAGGACCTGGAGACGGCCACCGAGCCGCTGGTGCGGCTGGTCCGCTCGTTCCGCCCGCACGTGATGACCACGTACGACGAGAACGGCGGCTACCCGCACCCCGACCACATCATGACCCACAAGGTCTCGATGGCCGCGTTCGAGGCGGCGGGCGATCCGGAGCGCTATCCGGACGCGGGGGAGCCCTGGCAGCCGCTGAAGCTGTACTACAACCAGGGGTTCAACCGGCCGCGCACGCTCGCCCTGCACGAGGCCATGCTCGCCCGCGGCCTCGAATCGCCGTACGCGGAGTGGCTGGAGCGCTGGGACGAGATGGACGTGCCCGAGCGGCAGCTGACCACGCGCGTGCCGTGCGGGGAGTTCTTCCCTGTGCGGGACAAGGCGCTGATCGCGCACGCGACGCAGATCGACCCGGACGGGGGCTGGTTCCGGGTACCGATCGAACTTCAGCAGGAGATCTGGCCGACCGAGGACTACGAGCTGGCCCGCTCACGGGTGGACACCTCACTACCCGAGTCCGACCTGTTCGCGGGCATCCGGGAGAATTGA
- a CDS encoding MarR family winged helix-turn-helix transcriptional regulator, giving the protein MPPTPHRQDMTTEPTTDHLPDGPVLDALQHEVAVFARRAEQTRLGGLGAARDSMDRAAYLLLSRLDDEGPAGVKALAAGLGIDSSTVTRQVAPLVDSGLVARAADPADGRAVVLALSPLGARRLAEVRASRRRLVEVLTADWTDEERAGFCALLTRFNASVTRLQAGVPGARGTAEGG; this is encoded by the coding sequence CTGCCCCCGACCCCACACCGCCAGGACATGACGACCGAACCCACGACCGACCACCTGCCTGACGGCCCGGTGCTCGACGCGCTCCAGCACGAGGTGGCCGTGTTCGCCCGCCGCGCGGAGCAGACCCGCCTCGGCGGCCTCGGCGCGGCCCGCGACTCGATGGACCGCGCCGCCTACCTGCTCCTCAGCAGGCTCGACGACGAGGGCCCCGCCGGGGTCAAGGCCCTGGCCGCCGGCCTGGGCATCGACTCCTCGACCGTCACCCGACAGGTCGCCCCGCTGGTCGACTCCGGCCTCGTCGCCCGCGCCGCCGACCCGGCCGACGGCCGCGCCGTCGTCCTCGCGCTCTCACCGCTCGGCGCGCGGCGGCTGGCCGAGGTGCGCGCCTCGCGCCGCCGGCTCGTCGAGGTGCTGACGGCCGACTGGACCGACGAGGAGCGCGCCGGCTTCTGCGCGCTCCTCACCCGCTTCAACGCGTCCGTCACCCGCCTCCAGGCCGGCGTTCCCGGCGCGCGGGGGACGGCCG
- a CDS encoding glycosyl hydrolase, protein MGAHTTLLRTVAAAGLAGAMLTAIPSTAAQAAEGCNQDNPRTVASTSIHSRGIELRYNGTCSWGRIFGSPGDLVWVDRSFDGGRTWEQLDPTPINSGGSNYTDAYDNRGNLMRACGKAGNYPDVACTTWW, encoded by the coding sequence ATGGGTGCTCACACGACCCTTCTCCGAACCGTCGCCGCGGCAGGGCTCGCCGGAGCCATGCTCACCGCGATCCCCTCGACCGCGGCGCAGGCCGCCGAAGGCTGCAACCAGGACAACCCGAGGACGGTCGCGTCCACCTCGATTCACTCCCGCGGCATCGAACTGCGGTACAACGGAACGTGTTCGTGGGGCAGGATCTTCGGCTCGCCTGGCGACCTGGTGTGGGTGGACCGCAGTTTCGACGGCGGCCGGACCTGGGAGCAGCTCGACCCCACGCCCATCAACAGTGGCGGCAGCAACTACACCGATGCGTACGACAACCGGGGCAATCTCATGCGGGCCTGCGGCAAGGCCGGCAACTACCCCGACGTCGCCTGCACCACGTGGTGGTGA
- a CDS encoding DUF4307 domain-containing protein, which produces MADVRARTPEGRYGRSGAADARTDRRLRVAGAVLGALLLGFVAWAGVSYIGEQKVTAELTGFQVVSDERIDVNLQVRKPADSDGVCTVRAQADDGLEVGRADFTFEDEGDSTHRTVTLRTTARATSAELMGCSEARTDAGATS; this is translated from the coding sequence ATGGCTGATGTGCGCGCAAGGACCCCAGAGGGCCGGTACGGCCGGTCCGGGGCCGCCGACGCCCGCACGGACCGGCGGTTGCGCGTGGCCGGCGCGGTGCTCGGCGCCCTGCTGCTCGGATTCGTCGCGTGGGCCGGAGTGTCCTACATCGGCGAGCAGAAGGTGACGGCCGAGCTGACCGGGTTCCAGGTCGTCTCGGACGAGCGGATCGACGTCAACCTCCAGGTGCGCAAGCCTGCGGACAGTGACGGCGTCTGTACCGTGCGCGCCCAGGCCGACGACGGCCTCGAAGTCGGACGCGCGGACTTCACGTTCGAGGACGAGGGCGACAGCACGCACCGAACGGTCACGCTGCGCACCACCGCCCGGGCCACGTCCGCGGAGCTGATGGGCTGCTCAGAGGCCCGGACGGACGCCGGCGCGACATCCTGA
- a CDS encoding ABC transporter permease, whose product MSSTATSPAARPAPGPGTERITFAQGLRDSMVVARRNLLRMLRIPEVVLFGLFQPVMFVVLFSYVFGGSINVPGAGTDASAYRELLMGGIFAQTVAFATAGAAAGIAEDMQKGIIDRFRSLPMARGAVLTGRTFADLVQTAMTLLVLAIVALLVGWRVHEGLLNALAAFGLLLLFGYSFAWVGALIGLSVRSPEAATSSGLVWLFPLTFISIAFVPSENMVGWLQPVAEWNPFSATVLAVRELFGNLPAGYEAPDAWPMQNPVLASLLCSIAIILVFRTLAVRKYRLASG is encoded by the coding sequence GTGAGCAGCACCGCCACCTCCCCCGCCGCGCGACCCGCTCCCGGTCCCGGCACCGAGCGGATCACATTCGCCCAGGGCCTGCGGGACTCCATGGTCGTCGCCAGGCGCAACCTGCTGCGCATGCTGCGCATCCCCGAGGTCGTGCTCTTCGGGCTGTTCCAACCGGTCATGTTCGTGGTGCTGTTCTCCTATGTCTTCGGCGGCTCGATCAACGTGCCCGGGGCCGGAACGGACGCGAGCGCCTACCGCGAGCTGCTGATGGGCGGGATCTTCGCCCAGACGGTCGCGTTCGCGACCGCGGGGGCCGCCGCCGGCATCGCCGAGGACATGCAGAAGGGCATCATCGACCGGTTCCGTTCGCTGCCGATGGCGCGCGGCGCCGTCCTCACCGGCCGCACGTTCGCGGACCTGGTGCAGACCGCGATGACCCTGCTGGTGCTCGCGATAGTCGCCCTGCTCGTCGGCTGGCGCGTGCACGAGGGGCTGCTGAACGCCCTGGCGGCGTTCGGTCTGCTGCTGCTGTTCGGTTACTCGTTCGCCTGGGTCGGCGCCCTCATCGGCCTGTCGGTGCGCTCGCCGGAGGCGGCCACGTCCAGCGGCCTGGTGTGGCTGTTCCCGCTGACGTTCATCTCCATCGCGTTCGTCCCCTCGGAGAACATGGTGGGCTGGCTCCAGCCCGTCGCCGAGTGGAACCCGTTCAGCGCGACGGTCCTCGCCGTGCGGGAGCTGTTCGGCAACCTGCCGGCCGGCTACGAGGCGCCGGACGCCTGGCCCATGCAGAACCCGGTGCTCGCCTCCCTGCTCTGCTCGATCGCCATCATCCTGGTCTTCCGCACCCTCGCCGTGCGCAAGTACCGGCTGGCCTCGGGCTGA